One segment of Solanum lycopersicum chromosome 1, SLM_r2.1 DNA contains the following:
- the LOC101256215 gene encoding dual specificity protein phosphatase 1 isoform X4: protein MAQALDYYNGQIEALMRAMSVAKIIREDKNPCMIEEGLYLGSLGAANNKVALKSLNLTHILTIARDINPPYPNEFVYKVLSVHDRVDVNISHYFEECFDFIEEAKGQGGGVLVHCFAGKSRSVTMVIAYLMKKHGMSHSEAFELVKSKRPVVSPNAGFMTQLENYDKTLKAVRLTKTTERGKNEVQRQFSELYLAKQCWACFHFNKHELSRQSNKLPSETTDACYFCSVKSLTRSSNNKSPKSKI from the exons ATGGCTCAAGCTCTGGACTATTATAATGGGCAAATTGAAGCTCTAATGCGCGCAATGTCTGTAGCAAAAATCATTCGAGAAGATAAGAATCCTTGTATGATTGAAGAG GGTCTCTATTTAGGGTCCCTTGGAGCTGCCAACAATAAAGTTGCACTCAAAAGCTTGAATCTAACTCATATTTTGACGATTGCTAGAGATATAAATCCTCCTTATCCAAATGAGTTTGTCTACAAAGTCCTTTCTG TTCATGACAGAGTTGATGTAAATATTTCACATTACTTTGAGGAATGCTTCGATTTCATTGAAGAAGCAAAAGGACAGGGTGGTGGTGTGCTGGTCCATTGCTTTGCTGGAAAATCCAGAAG TGTAACCATGGTCATCGCTTATCTGATGAAAAAGCATGGTATGAGTCACTCTGAAGCTTTTGAGCTTGTCAAGAGTAAAAGACCAGTCGTTTCTCCCAATGCTGGTTTTATGACACAGCTGGAGAACTATGATAAAACCCTTAAAG CCGTCAGACTTACCAAAACCACTGAAAGGGGGAAAAATGAAGTGCAGCGGCAGTTCTCTGAATTGTATCTAGCAAAACAGTGCTGGGCTTGTTTCCACTTCAACAAGCACGAACTTTCCAGACAATCAAATAAACTCCCCAGTGAAACAACTGATGCTTGTTACTTTTGTTCTGTGAAATCATTAACTCGATCCAGTAACAACAAATCTCCCAAATCTAAG ATCTGA
- the LOC101256215 gene encoding dual specificity protein phosphatase 1 isoform X3, which produces MAQALDYYNGQIEALMRAMSVAKIIREDKNPCMIEEGLYLGSLGAANNKVALKSLNLTHILTIARDINPPYPNEFVYKVLSVHDRVDVNISHYFEECFDFIEEAKGQGGGVLVHCFAGKSRSVTMVIAYLMKKHGMSHSEAFELVKSKRPVVSPNAGFMTQLENYDKTLKAVRLTKTTERGKNEVQRQFSELYLAKQCWACFHFNKHELSRQSNKLPSETTDACYFCSVKSLTRSSNNKSPKSKWNLLHHCAWHRPMQS; this is translated from the exons ATGGCTCAAGCTCTGGACTATTATAATGGGCAAATTGAAGCTCTAATGCGCGCAATGTCTGTAGCAAAAATCATTCGAGAAGATAAGAATCCTTGTATGATTGAAGAG GGTCTCTATTTAGGGTCCCTTGGAGCTGCCAACAATAAAGTTGCACTCAAAAGCTTGAATCTAACTCATATTTTGACGATTGCTAGAGATATAAATCCTCCTTATCCAAATGAGTTTGTCTACAAAGTCCTTTCTG TTCATGACAGAGTTGATGTAAATATTTCACATTACTTTGAGGAATGCTTCGATTTCATTGAAGAAGCAAAAGGACAGGGTGGTGGTGTGCTGGTCCATTGCTTTGCTGGAAAATCCAGAAG TGTAACCATGGTCATCGCTTATCTGATGAAAAAGCATGGTATGAGTCACTCTGAAGCTTTTGAGCTTGTCAAGAGTAAAAGACCAGTCGTTTCTCCCAATGCTGGTTTTATGACACAGCTGGAGAACTATGATAAAACCCTTAAAG CCGTCAGACTTACCAAAACCACTGAAAGGGGGAAAAATGAAGTGCAGCGGCAGTTCTCTGAATTGTATCTAGCAAAACAGTGCTGGGCTTGTTTCCACTTCAACAAGCACGAACTTTCCAGACAATCAAATAAACTCCCCAGTGAAACAACTGATGCTTGTTACTTTTGTTCTGTGAAATCATTAACTCGATCCAGTAACAACAAATCTCCCAAATCTAAG tGGAACTTGCTCCATCATTGTGCCTGGCATCGCCCAATGCAGTCCTAA
- the LOC101256215 gene encoding dual specificity protein phosphatase 1 isoform X2, producing the protein MQCLSFPWERSVKLCGTQVVVILSFKCLSCPWEKVLGKFKLFQGRNREMAQALDYYNGQIEALMRAMSVAKIIREDKNPCMIEEGLYLGSLGAANNKVALKSLNLTHILTIARDINPPYPNEFVYKVLSVHDRVDVNISHYFEECFDFIEEAKGQGGGVLVHCFAGKSRSVTMVIAYLMKKHGMSHSEAFELVKSKRPVVSPNAGFMTQLENYDKTLKAVRLTKTTERGKNEVQRQFSELYLAKQCWACFHFNKHELSRQSNKLPSETTDACYFCSVKSLTRSSNNKSPKSKI; encoded by the exons ATGCAATGCTTAAGTTTCCCTTGGGAGAGAAGTGTTAAACTTTGTGGTACTCAAGTAGTAGTTATTCTTTCCTTCAAGTGCTTGAGCTGTCCTTGGGAGAAGGTATTGGG AAAGTTCAAGCTATTTCAAGGAAGAAACCGAGAAATGGCTCAAGCTCTGGACTATTATAATGGGCAAATTGAAGCTCTAATGCGCGCAATGTCTGTAGCAAAAATCATTCGAGAAGATAAGAATCCTTGTATGATTGAAGAG GGTCTCTATTTAGGGTCCCTTGGAGCTGCCAACAATAAAGTTGCACTCAAAAGCTTGAATCTAACTCATATTTTGACGATTGCTAGAGATATAAATCCTCCTTATCCAAATGAGTTTGTCTACAAAGTCCTTTCTG TTCATGACAGAGTTGATGTAAATATTTCACATTACTTTGAGGAATGCTTCGATTTCATTGAAGAAGCAAAAGGACAGGGTGGTGGTGTGCTGGTCCATTGCTTTGCTGGAAAATCCAGAAG TGTAACCATGGTCATCGCTTATCTGATGAAAAAGCATGGTATGAGTCACTCTGAAGCTTTTGAGCTTGTCAAGAGTAAAAGACCAGTCGTTTCTCCCAATGCTGGTTTTATGACACAGCTGGAGAACTATGATAAAACCCTTAAAG CCGTCAGACTTACCAAAACCACTGAAAGGGGGAAAAATGAAGTGCAGCGGCAGTTCTCTGAATTGTATCTAGCAAAACAGTGCTGGGCTTGTTTCCACTTCAACAAGCACGAACTTTCCAGACAATCAAATAAACTCCCCAGTGAAACAACTGATGCTTGTTACTTTTGTTCTGTGAAATCATTAACTCGATCCAGTAACAACAAATCTCCCAAATCTAAG ATCTGA
- the LOC101256215 gene encoding dual specificity protein phosphatase 1 isoform X5 encodes MQCLSFPWERSVKLCGTQVVVILSFKCLSCPWEKVLGKFKLFQGRNREMAQALDYYNGQIEALMRAMSVAKIIREDKNPCMIEEGLYLGSLGAANNKVALKSLNLTHILTIARDINPPYPNEFVYKVLSVHDRVDVNISHYFEECFDFIEEAKGQGGGVLVHCFAGKSRSVTMVIAYLMKKHGMSHSEAFELVKSKRPVVSPNAGFMTQLENYDKTLKDLNTPNVML; translated from the exons ATGCAATGCTTAAGTTTCCCTTGGGAGAGAAGTGTTAAACTTTGTGGTACTCAAGTAGTAGTTATTCTTTCCTTCAAGTGCTTGAGCTGTCCTTGGGAGAAGGTATTGGG AAAGTTCAAGCTATTTCAAGGAAGAAACCGAGAAATGGCTCAAGCTCTGGACTATTATAATGGGCAAATTGAAGCTCTAATGCGCGCAATGTCTGTAGCAAAAATCATTCGAGAAGATAAGAATCCTTGTATGATTGAAGAG GGTCTCTATTTAGGGTCCCTTGGAGCTGCCAACAATAAAGTTGCACTCAAAAGCTTGAATCTAACTCATATTTTGACGATTGCTAGAGATATAAATCCTCCTTATCCAAATGAGTTTGTCTACAAAGTCCTTTCTG TTCATGACAGAGTTGATGTAAATATTTCACATTACTTTGAGGAATGCTTCGATTTCATTGAAGAAGCAAAAGGACAGGGTGGTGGTGTGCTGGTCCATTGCTTTGCTGGAAAATCCAGAAG TGTAACCATGGTCATCGCTTATCTGATGAAAAAGCATGGTATGAGTCACTCTGAAGCTTTTGAGCTTGTCAAGAGTAAAAGACCAGTCGTTTCTCCCAATGCTGGTTTTATGACACAGCTGGAGAACTATGATAAAACCCTTAAAG ATCTGAATACACCAAATGTTATGCTGTGA
- the LOC101255918 gene encoding 2-alkenal reductase (NADP(+)-dependent)-like, whose translation MELKNSTIKLNVPEGSNVVILKNLYLSCDPYMRGRMKKQEGSYIDSFTPGSGCLMLVFMKFALLRREKLSLFLLLLGLWVNLLANLQRCWVVMLLVVLEVKKRYFPDGIDIYFENVGGKMLDAVLLNMKLHGRIPACGMISQYNLEPTEGVHNLFYIISKRIRIEGFVIFDYFHLYSKYLEMIVPKIKAGDVVYVEDVVEGLENAPTALFSGRNIGKQVVMVSRE comes from the exons ATGGAATTGAAGAATAGCACTATAAAACTGAATGTTCCAGAAGGTTCTAATGTTGtgattttgaagaatctttatttgTCATGTGACCCTTACATGAGGGGACGCATGAAAAAACAAGAGGGTAGTTATATTGATTCGTTCACTCCTGGCTCT GGATGCCTTATGTTGGTTTTTATGAAATTTGCTCTCCTAAGAAGGGAGAAACTGTCTTTGTTTCTGCTGCTTCTGGGGCTGTGGGTCAACTTGTTGGCCAATTTGCAAAGATGTTGGGTTGTTATGTTGTTGGTAGTGCTGGAAGTAAAGAAAAG GTACTTCCCCGATGGAATCGACATTTACTTTGAGAACGTTGGAGGGAAAATGCTTGACGCAGTTCTTCTGAATATGAAACTCCATGGTCGTATTCCTGCGTGTGGGATGATCTCACAGTACAACCTTGAGCCGACTGAAGGAGTGCACAACTTATTTTACATCATCTCAAAACGAATCCGCATTGAAGGATTTGTCATTTTCGACTACTTTCAtctttattcaaaatatttagaaatgaTCGTTCCAAAAATTAAGGCTGGTGACGTTGTGTACGTAGAAGACGTAGTTGAAGGTCTCGAAAATGCACCTACTGCTCTCTTTTCTGGTCGCAATATTGGAAAACAAGTTGTGATGGTTTCGAGGGAATGA
- the LOC101256215 gene encoding dual specificity protein phosphatase 1 isoform X6 produces MAQALDYYNGQIEALMRAMSVAKIIREDKNPCMIEEGLYLGSLGAANNKVALKSLNLTHILTIARDINPPYPNEFVYKVLSVHDRVDVNISHYFEECFDFIEEAKGQGGGVLVHCFAGKSRSVTMVIAYLMKKHGMSHSEAFELVKSKRPVVSPNAGFMTQLENYDKTLKDLNTPNVML; encoded by the exons ATGGCTCAAGCTCTGGACTATTATAATGGGCAAATTGAAGCTCTAATGCGCGCAATGTCTGTAGCAAAAATCATTCGAGAAGATAAGAATCCTTGTATGATTGAAGAG GGTCTCTATTTAGGGTCCCTTGGAGCTGCCAACAATAAAGTTGCACTCAAAAGCTTGAATCTAACTCATATTTTGACGATTGCTAGAGATATAAATCCTCCTTATCCAAATGAGTTTGTCTACAAAGTCCTTTCTG TTCATGACAGAGTTGATGTAAATATTTCACATTACTTTGAGGAATGCTTCGATTTCATTGAAGAAGCAAAAGGACAGGGTGGTGGTGTGCTGGTCCATTGCTTTGCTGGAAAATCCAGAAG TGTAACCATGGTCATCGCTTATCTGATGAAAAAGCATGGTATGAGTCACTCTGAAGCTTTTGAGCTTGTCAAGAGTAAAAGACCAGTCGTTTCTCCCAATGCTGGTTTTATGACACAGCTGGAGAACTATGATAAAACCCTTAAAG ATCTGAATACACCAAATGTTATGCTGTGA
- the LOC101256215 gene encoding dual specificity protein phosphatase 1 isoform X1, which yields MQCLSFPWERSVKLCGTQVVVILSFKCLSCPWEKVLGKFKLFQGRNREMAQALDYYNGQIEALMRAMSVAKIIREDKNPCMIEEGLYLGSLGAANNKVALKSLNLTHILTIARDINPPYPNEFVYKVLSVHDRVDVNISHYFEECFDFIEEAKGQGGGVLVHCFAGKSRSVTMVIAYLMKKHGMSHSEAFELVKSKRPVVSPNAGFMTQLENYDKTLKAVRLTKTTERGKNEVQRQFSELYLAKQCWACFHFNKHELSRQSNKLPSETTDACYFCSVKSLTRSSNNKSPKSKWNLLHHCAWHRPMQS from the exons ATGCAATGCTTAAGTTTCCCTTGGGAGAGAAGTGTTAAACTTTGTGGTACTCAAGTAGTAGTTATTCTTTCCTTCAAGTGCTTGAGCTGTCCTTGGGAGAAGGTATTGGG AAAGTTCAAGCTATTTCAAGGAAGAAACCGAGAAATGGCTCAAGCTCTGGACTATTATAATGGGCAAATTGAAGCTCTAATGCGCGCAATGTCTGTAGCAAAAATCATTCGAGAAGATAAGAATCCTTGTATGATTGAAGAG GGTCTCTATTTAGGGTCCCTTGGAGCTGCCAACAATAAAGTTGCACTCAAAAGCTTGAATCTAACTCATATTTTGACGATTGCTAGAGATATAAATCCTCCTTATCCAAATGAGTTTGTCTACAAAGTCCTTTCTG TTCATGACAGAGTTGATGTAAATATTTCACATTACTTTGAGGAATGCTTCGATTTCATTGAAGAAGCAAAAGGACAGGGTGGTGGTGTGCTGGTCCATTGCTTTGCTGGAAAATCCAGAAG TGTAACCATGGTCATCGCTTATCTGATGAAAAAGCATGGTATGAGTCACTCTGAAGCTTTTGAGCTTGTCAAGAGTAAAAGACCAGTCGTTTCTCCCAATGCTGGTTTTATGACACAGCTGGAGAACTATGATAAAACCCTTAAAG CCGTCAGACTTACCAAAACCACTGAAAGGGGGAAAAATGAAGTGCAGCGGCAGTTCTCTGAATTGTATCTAGCAAAACAGTGCTGGGCTTGTTTCCACTTCAACAAGCACGAACTTTCCAGACAATCAAATAAACTCCCCAGTGAAACAACTGATGCTTGTTACTTTTGTTCTGTGAAATCATTAACTCGATCCAGTAACAACAAATCTCCCAAATCTAAG tGGAACTTGCTCCATCATTGTGCCTGGCATCGCCCAATGCAGTCCTAA